One segment of Macrotis lagotis isolate mMagLag1 chromosome 1, bilby.v1.9.chrom.fasta, whole genome shotgun sequence DNA contains the following:
- the SLC31A2 gene encoding protein SLC31A2 isoform X2, translated as MHFIFSTEVELLFDFWRVHSPAGMAVSVLVVLLLAVLYESIKVGKVKLFHWSLLSQSPNHSQSLTECMDQESTSSGSAQVNHDRTRWFLNHLGQSLIHVVQVVVGYFVMLAVMSYNTWIFLGVILGSVIGYYLAYPLLSVE; from the exons atGCATTTCATCTTCTCCACTGAGGTGGAACTCCTCTTTGATTTCTGGAGGGTCCACAGTCCAGCAG GCATGGCCGTTTCCGTGCTGGTGGTCCTCCTCTTGGCTGTATTATATGAAAGCATCAAGGTTGGCAAAGTAAAGTTGTTCCACTGGTCCCTGCTCAGCCAGTCCCCAAACCACAGCCAGTCACTGACGGAGTGTATGGACCAGGAGTCTACGAGCTCTGGGTCAGCTCAGGTCAACCATGACAGAACCAG GTGGTTTCTGAATCACTTGGGCCAGTCTCTGATACATGTCGTCCAGGTGGTCGTTGGCTACTTTGTGATGCTGGCTGTGATGTCCTACAACACTTGGATTTTCCTTGGCGTGATCCTGGGATCAGTTATTGGTTATTACTTGGCCTACCCACTCCTCAGTGTGGAATAG
- the SLC31A2 gene encoding protein SLC31A2 isoform X1, translated as MPMHFIFSTEVELLFDFWRVHSPAGMAVSVLVVLLLAVLYESIKVGKVKLFHWSLLSQSPNHSQSLTECMDQESTSSGSAQVNHDRTRWFLNHLGQSLIHVVQVVVGYFVMLAVMSYNTWIFLGVILGSVIGYYLAYPLLSVE; from the exons atGCATTTCATCTTCTCCACTGAGGTGGAACTCCTCTTTGATTTCTGGAGGGTCCACAGTCCAGCAG GCATGGCCGTTTCCGTGCTGGTGGTCCTCCTCTTGGCTGTATTATATGAAAGCATCAAGGTTGGCAAAGTAAAGTTGTTCCACTGGTCCCTGCTCAGCCAGTCCCCAAACCACAGCCAGTCACTGACGGAGTGTATGGACCAGGAGTCTACGAGCTCTGGGTCAGCTCAGGTCAACCATGACAGAACCAG GTGGTTTCTGAATCACTTGGGCCAGTCTCTGATACATGTCGTCCAGGTGGTCGTTGGCTACTTTGTGATGCTGGCTGTGATGTCCTACAACACTTGGATTTTCCTTGGCGTGATCCTGGGATCAGTTATTGGTTATTACTTGGCCTACCCACTCCTCAGTGTGGAATAG